The following coding sequences lie in one Lentilactobacillus sp. SPB1-3 genomic window:
- the mvaD gene encoding diphosphomevalonate decarboxylase — protein MTTSVDNTASAIAHTNIALIKYWGKANEKLTIPYTGSISLTLDKFYTKTKVTFDSQLHADKLFVNGTEQTNLKKAARVLNRVRQLADTNSFAKIESENFVPTSAGFASSASAFAALAGASAAAAGLELDKPALSRLARLGSGSASRSIFGDFVEWLPGDNDENSFAQPLENVTLTDIAVVAVKVNAHQKTISSSEGMKSSAQTSPYYAEWQNVVNRDIVNLKHALTTNNFSLFGQISEANAMRMHALTLSSLPPFTYFEPGTLEVINEVQDLRAQGIECYYTIDAGPNVKILTQTANIPLIKDQLSKQFSPTKISVAHPGPGIEVIKH, from the coding sequence ATGACAACATCAGTTGATAATACCGCCAGTGCAATTGCACATACTAACATTGCACTTATCAAATATTGGGGAAAAGCTAACGAAAAGTTAACCATCCCCTATACCGGTAGCATTTCATTAACTCTAGATAAATTCTATACTAAGACTAAGGTCACATTTGATTCCCAACTACATGCCGATAAATTATTTGTTAATGGTACCGAGCAAACTAACCTGAAAAAAGCTGCCAGAGTGTTAAACCGAGTTAGGCAGCTTGCTGATACTAACAGTTTTGCAAAAATTGAATCTGAAAATTTTGTACCGACATCAGCCGGGTTTGCTTCATCTGCCTCTGCATTTGCGGCATTAGCTGGTGCTAGCGCAGCAGCAGCTGGATTAGAATTGGATAAACCGGCTTTATCCAGATTAGCTCGTTTAGGCTCTGGATCGGCTAGTCGATCAATCTTTGGTGATTTTGTCGAATGGTTACCCGGTGATAACGATGAGAATTCATTTGCTCAACCTTTAGAGAACGTGACGCTGACCGATATCGCCGTGGTTGCTGTGAAAGTTAACGCTCATCAAAAGACTATTTCCAGTAGTGAAGGCATGAAATCATCAGCACAGACTTCCCCTTACTACGCTGAATGGCAAAACGTGGTCAACCGCGATATAGTTAATTTGAAACATGCTTTAACTACGAATAATTTTTCTTTATTCGGTCAAATTAGTGAAGCAAACGCCATGCGGATGCACGCCTTAACGTTAAGCTCATTACCTCCATTCACCTACTTTGAACCTGGAACCTTAGAAGTGATAAATGAAGTCCAAGATTTACGAGCTCAAGGCATCGAATGCTACTACACGATTGATGCCGGTCCTAATGTTAAGATATTAACTCAAACAGCTAACATCCCTTTGATCAAAGACCAATTATCTAAGCAATTCAGTCCCACTAAAATCTCCGTGGCCCATCCTGGACCTGGAATCGAAGTAATAAAACATTGA
- a CDS encoding phosphomevalonate kinase translates to MITAKAPGKLYIAGEYAIVEPGYPSIIVALDQFVTIQIERSEGFGKIVSHQYQDGAIRWRRNGSQMVIDNRDNTFSYILSAISLTEEYAQLLGKNMAVYDLFVNSQLDSPSGRKYGLGSSAAVTVATIKALCQFYGLPLTKTKLFKLAAIAHLEVQGNGSLGDIAASVYGGWIEYRSFNRDWLLAMRNTSDLDAIINQPWPELKITELTPPDDLKLIIGWTGTPASTSHLVDKVTIKKSRNYKAYSEFLNASKQCIEDLLIGFNNGDVQQIAAGIKENRRILNSLAEFTEVQIETPMLKQMCDIAVENGAAAKSSGAGGGDCGIVIIDRNLPTDNLINEWRNIDITPLPLTVHEITDLSF, encoded by the coding sequence TTGATTACAGCAAAAGCTCCAGGAAAACTATACATCGCCGGTGAATACGCCATTGTGGAACCCGGTTACCCATCGATTATTGTCGCACTTGATCAGTTTGTAACCATTCAAATTGAACGCAGTGAAGGATTTGGTAAGATCGTTTCTCACCAATATCAGGATGGTGCTATTAGATGGCGTAGAAATGGTTCCCAAATGGTAATCGATAATCGAGATAACACATTTAGTTATATTCTCTCAGCTATTTCTTTAACTGAGGAGTATGCCCAACTTTTAGGAAAAAATATGGCTGTTTATGATTTATTCGTAAATAGCCAACTGGACAGTCCAAGCGGTCGCAAATATGGTCTCGGTTCTTCTGCAGCAGTCACTGTTGCGACTATCAAGGCACTTTGCCAATTCTATGGTCTACCACTCACCAAAACCAAACTATTTAAATTAGCAGCTATCGCCCACTTAGAAGTTCAAGGTAACGGTTCATTGGGAGACATCGCCGCCAGTGTGTATGGTGGTTGGATCGAATACCGTTCATTTAATCGAGACTGGCTCTTAGCCATGCGTAATACATCAGACTTAGATGCAATTATTAATCAACCATGGCCTGAATTAAAAATTACCGAACTTACCCCGCCCGATGATCTGAAACTAATTATCGGCTGGACCGGAACACCAGCTTCAACTTCACACTTAGTCGACAAGGTAACCATTAAAAAGAGTCGTAACTACAAAGCTTACTCAGAATTCTTAAATGCTAGTAAACAATGTATTGAAGATCTGCTGATTGGATTTAATAATGGTGACGTTCAACAAATTGCGGCTGGTATCAAAGAAAACCGCCGAATTCTCAATTCACTTGCTGAATTTACTGAGGTGCAAATTGAAACCCCAATGTTAAAGCAAATGTGCGATATTGCCGTTGAAAATGGTGCCGCTGCCAAATCTTCTGGTGCAGGTGGTGGTGATTGCGGTATCGTAATCATTGATCGAAATTTACCAACCGATAATCTAATTAATGAGTGGCGAAACATTGATATTACTCCGTTACCATTAACGGTACATGAAATTACTGATCTTAGTTTTTAG
- the fni gene encoding type 2 isopentenyl-diphosphate Delta-isomerase: MVSQQSHRKDEHLSLAEHFYSDNTNNFSGVRLIPTSLPKYGIKDIDISTKLEQINFKVPFYINAITGGSEQSQKINARIANIAKQTGLAMSVGSQSIAINDPDQVPSFTVVRDINPEGIVMANIGANHNAADAQKAVDMLHADILEVHINPTQELVMPEGDREFHFIENIKDMIVNVSVPVIVKEVGFGMSQQTMTELANLGVKTVDVSGSGGTNFAKIENFRRPNKDMDYLSAWGLSTIESLIEAAPINLEMNVIASGGVKTPLDIAKCFALGADLVGMSGQVLHLLLSNHDDQDVIDQINDWIYGLKAIMVLTNSKTISDLKKADKIFDSELLNFQNQRNSGLY; this comes from the coding sequence ATGGTTTCACAACAATCACATCGTAAAGATGAACATTTATCACTCGCAGAACATTTTTACTCAGACAACACAAATAATTTCTCAGGTGTCCGCCTAATTCCAACATCATTACCTAAATATGGAATAAAAGACATTGATATTAGTACCAAGCTTGAGCAAATCAATTTTAAAGTACCTTTTTATATCAATGCCATCACTGGTGGTAGTGAACAATCTCAAAAGATCAATGCTCGAATAGCCAATATTGCTAAGCAAACTGGCTTAGCAATGTCAGTTGGTTCGCAAAGCATCGCAATTAATGATCCTGATCAAGTACCATCTTTCACCGTTGTTAGAGACATTAATCCTGAAGGTATCGTCATGGCTAACATTGGTGCCAACCACAACGCTGCTGATGCTCAAAAAGCGGTTGACATGTTGCACGCTGATATTCTTGAGGTGCATATTAACCCTACCCAAGAATTAGTTATGCCTGAAGGCGATCGTGAATTTCACTTCATCGAAAACATCAAAGACATGATTGTCAATGTCTCCGTACCAGTCATCGTTAAAGAAGTCGGTTTTGGCATGAGTCAGCAAACTATGACTGAGTTGGCAAATTTAGGTGTCAAAACCGTTGATGTCAGTGGTTCTGGTGGCACTAACTTTGCTAAAATCGAGAATTTCCGCCGGCCAAACAAAGATATGGACTATTTGTCCGCATGGGGACTTTCAACTATTGAATCATTAATTGAGGCCGCCCCCATCAATTTAGAAATGAACGTGATCGCATCTGGTGGCGTCAAAACGCCGCTAGACATCGCCAAGTGTTTTGCTCTGGGGGCCGATCTTGTTGGAATGTCTGGTCAAGTGCTTCACTTACTACTCAGTAATCACGATGATCAAGATGTAATCGATCAAATCAATGATTGGATTTATGGTTTAAAGGCCATTATGGTGTTAACCAATTCCAAAACGATCAGTGATCTTAAAAAAGCTGATAAGATTTTTGATTCTGAATTACTTAATTTTCAAAATCAAAGAAATAGTGGTTTGTATTAA
- a CDS encoding RsmF rRNA methyltransferase first C-terminal domain-containing protein — protein sequence MELPADFKQKYTTLLGETEAKQFFDGFDRESRHGFRINPLKENVDYSEIVDTDSPAEHSEFGYFGKVDGKSVSHQAGLVYSQEPSAMFVGEVAHPNPGERVLDLCAAPGGKTTHLGSFMRNQGILVANEINSKRASVLAENVERFSLRNAVITNTTPEKIAQTFPEYFDKVLVDAPCSGEGMFRKDPAAMDYWSLDYPEQCTKRQRDILTEAYKVIKPGGQLIYSTCTFAPEEDEEIISWLLENFDLTIEPIKKFSGMDDGRPEWGNGDPSLKDCVRLFPFHFAGEGHFIAKLVKGNGDTTSKVKSFWKNKNLVRPSKDELNLYNTFLSDNHITANFDGLVVYKNLLFASNYDLPDLSKVKVVRIGMPLGEFKKGRFEPSFALGLALTAEENSQQLPITHQQWADYVHGDVFSIDQQLSKGWYQLVFAGLPVGFGKLVGQTVKNFYPKGLRFKAE from the coding sequence TTGGAATTACCAGCAGATTTTAAACAAAAATACACGACACTATTAGGGGAAACCGAAGCCAAACAATTTTTTGATGGGTTTGACCGCGAGTCCCGTCATGGTTTTCGTATCAATCCATTAAAAGAAAACGTCGATTACTCAGAAATTGTCGACACAGATAGTCCAGCTGAACACAGCGAATTTGGTTACTTTGGCAAAGTTGACGGTAAGTCAGTCTCCCATCAAGCAGGTTTGGTATACAGTCAAGAACCCAGCGCCATGTTTGTTGGCGAAGTAGCACATCCAAACCCAGGAGAACGGGTATTGGATCTATGTGCCGCTCCAGGGGGCAAAACAACCCATTTGGGAAGTTTTATGCGCAATCAGGGTATATTAGTTGCCAATGAAATTAATAGCAAGCGTGCCAGCGTATTGGCTGAAAACGTCGAGCGTTTTTCTTTGAGAAATGCGGTCATTACTAATACGACGCCAGAGAAGATTGCTCAAACTTTTCCTGAATATTTCGACAAGGTCTTAGTTGATGCACCATGCTCAGGAGAAGGAATGTTTAGAAAAGATCCTGCTGCAATGGATTATTGGAGTTTGGACTATCCTGAACAATGTACCAAGCGCCAACGAGACATACTAACTGAGGCATACAAGGTTATTAAACCAGGTGGTCAGTTAATCTATTCAACTTGTACATTCGCTCCAGAAGAAGACGAAGAAATTATTTCCTGGCTGCTTGAAAACTTTGATTTGACCATCGAGCCAATCAAAAAGTTCTCAGGAATGGATGATGGTCGTCCTGAGTGGGGAAATGGTGATCCAAGTCTTAAGGATTGTGTCCGCTTGTTCCCATTTCATTTCGCTGGAGAAGGTCATTTTATTGCTAAGCTGGTAAAAGGCAACGGCGATACCACCTCTAAGGTCAAGTCTTTCTGGAAGAATAAGAATTTGGTTCGTCCTAGTAAAGATGAATTAAACTTATATAATACATTCCTATCCGATAATCACATTACTGCAAATTTTGACGGTTTAGTTGTTTATAAAAATCTGTTATTCGCTAGTAATTATGATTTACCTGACTTGAGTAAAGTTAAAGTTGTCAGAATTGGAATGCCACTTGGAGAGTTTAAAAAAGGCCGTTTTGAACCAAGTTTTGCCCTGGGATTGGCGTTGACTGCTGAAGAAAACTCTCAGCAATTACCAATTACTCACCAACAGTGGGCTGACTACGTGCATGGGGATGTATTTTCTATTGATCAACAATTAAGTAAGGGCTGGTACCAACTAGTCTTTGCTGGTTTACCAGTTGGATTTGGTAAGTTAGTTGGTCAGACAGTTAAAAACTTCTATCCTAAAGGATTAAGATTTAAGGCTGAGTAA
- a CDS encoding Cof-type HAD-IIB family hydrolase has translation MILIAKKLIALDLDGTTLNDKPEISEMTKQAIKAAQQDGYIVSIVTGRPNRISENFYDDLSLNTPMINFNGNLGILPHNRWELEYQYTIEKDIVMDLLEQSKQLGINLLAVEGRNMFLANHGAKSNLGFFPSVIKSDEILNQHTLTDNPISITVELQPDAKQAFIDYTETKFGDAVDVAPWGGPHPIVEVTTKGIKKSTGLKVLADYFGVSQKDIYAFGDEANDLSMISYAGHGIAMKNAIPSIKDIATDVTDYTNDQNGVAKYLRDHMDIAVGL, from the coding sequence GTGATACTTATCGCAAAAAAATTAATCGCCCTTGACTTAGACGGGACGACCCTAAACGACAAGCCAGAAATATCAGAAATGACCAAACAAGCAATTAAAGCCGCTCAACAAGACGGCTATATCGTCAGCATTGTGACTGGCCGGCCAAATCGAATTTCTGAAAATTTTTATGATGACTTATCATTGAATACCCCAATGATCAACTTTAATGGTAACTTGGGTATTTTACCACATAATCGTTGGGAACTGGAATATCAGTATACCATTGAAAAAGATATTGTCATGGATCTTTTGGAACAAAGTAAACAATTGGGAATCAATTTGTTGGCCGTTGAAGGCCGCAACATGTTCCTTGCCAACCACGGGGCTAAAAGTAACCTTGGCTTCTTCCCTAGCGTAATCAAATCAGATGAAATCTTGAATCAACATACACTGACTGATAATCCCATCAGTATCACGGTCGAATTACAACCGGATGCTAAACAAGCTTTTATTGACTATACCGAAACAAAATTTGGGGATGCCGTTGATGTTGCCCCTTGGGGTGGACCGCATCCAATCGTGGAAGTGACAACTAAAGGAATCAAGAAGTCTACGGGATTAAAAGTACTTGCTGATTATTTTGGTGTCAGTCAAAAGGACATCTACGCATTTGGTGACGAGGCTAACGATTTATCGATGATCAGTTACGCCGGCCATGGAATCGCTATGAAAAATGCCATTCCAAGTATCAAAGATATTGCTACTGATGTGACTGATTACACCAATGATCAAAACGGAGTCGCTAAATATCTTCGTGACCATATGGACATTGCCGTTGGGTTATAA
- the glpK gene encoding glycerol kinase GlpK produces the protein MSDEQYIMAVDEGTTSTRAILFNNAGEIVSKSQREFHQYFPKSGWVEHDANEIWNAVQSVISESLIGADIPPYKVRGIGVTNQRETTIIWDKTTGEPVYHAIVWQSKQTAEIADKLKSSGLESMIHEKTGLVIDSYFSATKIMWILDNVPGVRERAERGELLFGTIDTWILWKLTGGKVHATDYTNASRTMLFNIHDLAWDKDILQELNIPESLLPEVKQSSEVYGYTAGYTFSGVQVPVAGIAGDQQAALFGQMALDRGMVKNTYGTGAFIVMNTGEEPTLSNNGLLTTIAYGLDGKVNYALEGSIFVAGSAVQWLRDGMQMVNKSSESEDLAIEAETTDGVYVVPAFTGLGAPFWDQDARGAVLGLTRGTNKAQFVRATLDSLAYQTRDVVDTMAKETGIDIKALAVDGGAANNNYLMQFQADILNTPIKRALISETTALGAAYLAGLAVGFWNNVDEIRRNVKIGDEFDPKMSVEKQEKLYSGWRQAVAATRMFHPED, from the coding sequence ATGAGTGATGAACAATACATAATGGCTGTGGATGAGGGAACCACAAGCACACGAGCAATTTTGTTCAATAATGCAGGGGAGATTGTCTCTAAATCACAGCGAGAATTCCATCAATATTTTCCTAAATCTGGCTGGGTTGAGCATGATGCTAACGAGATTTGGAACGCAGTTCAATCGGTTATCTCCGAATCATTGATCGGTGCAGATATCCCACCATACAAAGTTCGGGGAATTGGCGTTACTAATCAACGTGAAACCACGATCATTTGGGATAAAACGACTGGTGAACCCGTGTATCATGCAATTGTTTGGCAATCAAAGCAAACTGCTGAAATTGCCGATAAATTAAAATCTTCGGGACTAGAGTCAATGATCCATGAAAAAACTGGATTAGTAATTGATTCATATTTCTCGGCAACTAAAATTATGTGGATTTTAGATAACGTTCCTGGTGTCAGGGAACGCGCTGAACGAGGAGAATTATTGTTTGGTACGATCGATACTTGGATCTTATGGAAACTAACAGGTGGTAAGGTGCATGCGACTGACTACACTAATGCCAGTCGAACTATGCTATTTAATATTCATGATTTGGCATGGGATAAGGACATCTTACAAGAATTAAATATTCCAGAATCATTATTACCTGAGGTCAAACAATCATCTGAAGTGTATGGATATACTGCAGGGTATACCTTTTCAGGAGTTCAAGTTCCTGTCGCCGGTATCGCTGGTGACCAACAGGCGGCATTATTTGGACAAATGGCCTTGGACAGAGGGATGGTTAAAAACACGTATGGAACGGGTGCCTTCATTGTGATGAATACGGGTGAAGAACCAACTCTTTCAAACAATGGGTTACTAACTACCATCGCCTATGGCTTGGATGGAAAAGTTAACTATGCTTTAGAAGGAAGCATTTTTGTGGCTGGGTCTGCTGTCCAGTGGTTACGTGATGGAATGCAAATGGTTAATAAGTCATCAGAGTCAGAAGACCTGGCAATTGAGGCTGAAACTACCGATGGCGTGTATGTGGTTCCTGCATTCACAGGTTTAGGTGCGCCATTCTGGGATCAAGATGCTAGAGGTGCCGTTCTTGGATTAACTCGAGGCACCAATAAAGCACAGTTTGTGCGTGCGACACTTGATTCATTAGCATATCAAACCCGAGATGTTGTGGACACTATGGCTAAGGAAACTGGGATCGATATCAAAGCTTTGGCAGTTGATGGTGGCGCAGCTAACAACAATTATTTGATGCAATTTCAAGCAGATATTTTAAACACACCAATTAAACGGGCACTAATTTCAGAGACTACTGCTTTAGGAGCAGCTTACTTGGCTGGACTTGCAGTTGGTTTTTGGAATAATGTTGATGAAATTCGTCGCAATGTTAAAATCGGTGATGAATTTGATCCTAAGATGTCTGTTGAAAAACAGGAAAAATTATATTCAGGATGGCGGCAAGCGGTCGCTGCTACCAGAATGTTTCATCCGGAAGATTAA
- a CDS encoding 2-hydroxymuconate tautomerase, producing MPIVNIDLIAGRSQDQLKGLIEDVTSAVVKNTGAPAEHVHIILNEMQPNRYSVGGVLKSDEK from the coding sequence ATGCCAATCGTAAATATTGATTTAATTGCAGGAAGAAGTCAGGATCAATTAAAGGGACTTATCGAAGATGTTACCAGTGCAGTTGTTAAGAACACTGGAGCACCTGCAGAACACGTTCACATTATTTTAAATGAAATGCAACCTAACCGTTACAGTGTCGGTGGCGTTTTAAAAAGTGATGAAAAGTAA
- a CDS encoding C69 family dipeptidase produces MKPIRNYSACTSMIVGKKASMDGSIMIARNEDSKTSWPKNYVVHPEQTFTEAPVFKSNDNGFELTLETSQAKYTATPEWTTKYGLFEENGFNQYGVAMSATESTYTNDRILSVDPLIKEGIGEEAMITVTLPYVKTAREGIQRLGKIIEEFGTDESNGILFADHDEAWYMETGGGHNWVAMRIPDDAYVVISNQMAVQDIDFNDSDNFMWSENIQSFVADNHLNPDLEGKTFNFRKIFGTADLSDTYYNTPRVWYGVKMFSPDEHHEPTDQDIPFIHHANRKLSAYDVQDFLSSHYQGTEFDPIGEGDDASKHRFRPVSVAKTQEAHILQIRPDMPVEANIQWLLMGVGAQSVFVPFYAGANDTPVTYKDTPGEFDPSKAYWVYKQAGVLVDPHYLELGGFLSETQQNLRIEFNQNIMAADKKIRSLSGKELTDFVTEINAKNAQAGIDGYNKLISKLITNSTNFSPINYKQDLNL; encoded by the coding sequence ATGAAACCAATTAGAAATTATTCAGCATGTACCAGCATGATAGTTGGTAAAAAAGCCAGCATGGACGGTTCGATCATGATTGCTAGAAATGAAGACAGTAAGACTTCATGGCCTAAGAATTATGTAGTCCATCCGGAACAAACATTTACTGAAGCACCCGTTTTTAAATCAAATGACAATGGTTTTGAATTAACACTAGAGACCAGTCAAGCAAAATACACTGCTACTCCAGAATGGACAACGAAATATGGTCTATTTGAAGAAAATGGCTTTAATCAATATGGTGTGGCCATGAGTGCCACTGAAAGTACGTATACAAATGACCGCATCCTTTCAGTTGATCCACTTATTAAAGAAGGTATCGGTGAAGAAGCGATGATTACGGTAACTTTGCCATATGTTAAAACTGCCCGTGAAGGTATCCAAAGATTAGGCAAAATTATCGAAGAATTTGGTACTGATGAATCAAATGGTATTCTATTTGCTGACCACGATGAAGCTTGGTATATGGAAACTGGTGGCGGACATAATTGGGTTGCCATGAGAATTCCTGACGACGCTTATGTGGTGATATCTAACCAAATGGCTGTTCAAGATATTGATTTTAATGATTCAGACAACTTTATGTGGTCAGAAAACATCCAATCATTCGTGGCTGACAATCACTTAAATCCAGATTTAGAAGGAAAAACTTTTAATTTCAGAAAAATTTTTGGGACTGCTGATCTATCAGACACTTATTACAACACTCCAAGAGTTTGGTATGGTGTCAAAATGTTTTCACCAGATGAACATCACGAACCAACTGACCAAGATATTCCATTCATTCACCATGCTAACCGTAAATTAAGTGCCTATGACGTGCAGGACTTTCTTAGTTCTCACTACCAAGGAACTGAATTTGATCCCATTGGTGAAGGTGATGATGCCAGCAAGCATCGATTCCGACCAGTTAGTGTAGCCAAGACTCAAGAAGCACATATTTTACAAATTCGACCCGACATGCCAGTTGAAGCTAATATTCAGTGGTTATTAATGGGTGTCGGCGCACAAAGCGTATTCGTGCCGTTCTACGCTGGTGCCAATGACACACCGGTCACTTATAAGGACACTCCTGGAGAATTTGATCCAAGCAAAGCTTACTGGGTTTACAAGCAAGCTGGTGTTTTAGTTGATCCACACTACCTTGAATTAGGTGGCTTCTTAAGCGAAACACAACAAAACTTACGGATTGAATTCAATCAAAACATCATGGCGGCCGATAAAAAAATCAGGTCGTTGTCCGGAAAAGAGCTAACTGACTTTGTTACTGAAATTAACGCCAAGAATGCTCAAGCTGGTATTGATGGTTACAACAAATTAATTA